In one Plasmodium falciparum 3D7 genome assembly, chromosome: 14 genomic region, the following are encoded:
- a CDS encoding 60S ribosomal protein L5, putative: protein MAYVKVVKNKAYFKRYQVKYRRRREGKTDYRARKALILQDKNKYNAQKLRFVVRKTNSQVICQIACAHIEGDKILAEAKSKELIRYGIPVGLKNYAAAYATGLLCARRFLKSLNLDTQFLGVEKVTGEIENNEDKEDEEGRKPIKAFLDVGITRTTTGNRVFAALKGACDGGLNIPHGNNRFPGSKNEFNPEQLRKNILGIHVAEYMKTLQEEDNDKYKTHFNDYLKNNIGADDIEQMYLNAHEKIRQNPEKESKDTKNVKKFVSKHEKPKKLNAKLRKKRVKEKLALYVEKLQ, encoded by the exons ATGGCATATGTAAAGGTTGTTAAAAATAAAGCATACTTTAAAAGATACCAAGTGAAATATAGAAGAAGAAGAG AGGGAAAAACCGACTACAGGGCTAGGAAAGCTTTAATATTACAAGACAAGAATAAGTATAATGCTCAAAAGCTTCGTTTTGTTGTTCGTAAAACAAATAGTCAGGTAATATGCCAAATAGCTTGTGCACATATTGAAGGAGATAAAATATTAGCAGAAGCAAAGTCAAAAGAATTGATAAGATACGGTATCCCTGTTGGATTAAAGAATTATGCAGCTGCTTATGCCACCGGTTTATTGTGTGCACGTCGTTTTTTAAAATCTTTAAATTTAGATACTCAATTCTTAGGTGTTGAGAAAGTAACAGgagaaatagaaaataatgaagataaagAAGATGAGGAAGGAAGAAAACCAATAAAAGCATTTTTAGATGTCGGGATAACAAGAACAACAACAGGAAATCGTGTATTTGCTGCATTGAAAGGAGCTTGTGATGGTGGTTTGAATATTCCTCATGGAAATAATAGATTTCCAGGTTCCAAAAATGAATTCAACCCTGAGCagttaagaaaaaatattttaggtATCCATGTAGCTGAATATATGAAAACATTACAAGAAGAAGATAATGACAAATACAAAACCCATTTCaatgattatttaaaaaataatataggaGCTGATGATATCGAGCAAATGTATTTAAATGCACATGAAAAAATTAGGCAGAATCCAGAAAAAGAATCAAAGGATACAAAGAATGTTAAAAAATTTGTATCTAAGCATGAAAAACCTAAGAAGCTTAACGCCAAacttagaaaaaaaagagtCAAGGAAaag ttggCTTTATATGTCGAAAAATTACAATAA
- a CDS encoding 60S ribosomal protein L7-3, putative produces the protein MAKDKKQQKKPSKKTPAPCPLSTKVTVKKEIKKEKKTGIKDNPLIFEKKKRSNIIGVGVRPKKDLSKYVKWPRYIRIQRKKKILLQRLKVPPSINQFNHTLPKSQTQDLLNFLKAYKPESKTDKKQRLLNKAKEALNKNITKDKKPLFLKYGINHITKLVENKKANLVVIANDVSPIELVLFLPALCRLKEVPYCIVKDKATLGKLVHKKTATAVCLESVKKEDQEKLDYFAKVCKENFNDNVDLRRKWGGQKMSAKSMLLKKMKDKARKIEEAKKKEISAKL, from the exons atg GCTAAAGATAagaaacaacaaaaaaaacccTCTAAAAAAACACCAGCACCTTGCCCCTTATCAACAAAAGTAACagtgaaaaaagaaataaagaaggaaaagaaaaCAGGAATTAAAGATAACCCtttaatttttgaaaaaaaaaagagaagcAATATTATTGGTGTTGGAGTACGTCCAAAAAAAGATTTATCGAAATATGTTAAATGGCCAAGATATATAAGAATacaaagaaagaaaaaaattttattacaaaGATTAAAGGTTCCCCCTTCAATTAACCAATTTAACCACACACTTCCTAAGAGTCAA ACACAAGATTTATTGAACTTTTTAAAGGCTTATAAACCTGAATCCAAAACCGATAAAAAACAGAGATTGTTAAATAAAGCTAAAGAGGCTTTAAACAAAAACATTACAAAAGATAAAAAGCCACTATTTCTTAAATACGGAATAAATCATATTACCAAATTAGTTGAGAATAAAAAGGCTAATCTTGTTGTTATAGCTAATGATGTATCCCCAATTGAATTAGTTTTATTTCTTCCGGCCTTATGCAGATTGAAGGAAGTACCTTACTGTATTGTGAAAGACAAAGCTACCTTAGGAAAGCTTGTACATAAAAAAACAGCAACTGCAGTATGTCTTGAAAgtgtaaaaaaagaagacCAAGAAAAATTAGACTACTTCGCAAAAGTTTGTAAAGAAAACTTTAACGATAATGTTGATTTGAGAAGAAAATGGGGAGGACAAAAAATGAGTGCTAAATCGAtgttattgaaaaaaatgaaagataAAGCAAGAAAAATTGAAGAAGCCAAAAAGAAGGAAATATCTGCAAAATTATaa
- a CDS encoding enoyl-CoA hydratase, putative, which produces MHVNCKKKKTCSYFIKRYINTPRDSDIASSLPSEKEKKFNEEKSVHKENASEGENILACEEERQYFKNHKYVDFFRDESRSIGLITFKNMNEKKNIFYNFLEELKNVLEHVNNIISNEENNTFYIKEFKNKENYLIKNIKNCIPYYDNKLKILIIHSVMDNNIFLNSLDYNSYLKNDEDTNVEISNIFRFLCNTIQQLPIITISNINGLCLNSGIDLILSTDFKISKENSLFGFDKMHIGLYPYGGSCQKLFRHIPLNYAKYLLLTNKIINAQDALKINLIDICIKQNENFFIQNSNIYFEQNLSNEQIFSIIKENILNYFKDIFHHHLFQKKINDDSFIFTLFYSFQFLFIPTYILQNIKVGINEGLNFNDVNSYLDYDRHMFEKCINSIPRLDILNYIKKKKNQ; this is translated from the coding sequence ATGCACGTAAATtgtaagaaaaagaaaacatgttcttattttataaaaagatacATAAACACACCAAGAGATAGCGATATTGCTTCATCTCTTCCGAgtgagaaagaaaaaaaatttaatgaagaaaaaagtgTACATAAAGAAAACGCTTCAGAAGGTGAGAATATTTTAGCTTGTGAAGAAGAAAGGCAATATTTTAAGAATCATAAATATGTTGATTTTTTTCGAGACGAGAGTAGAAGTATTGGTTTGAtaacttttaaaaatatgaatgagaagaagaatatattttataattttttagaaGAATTAAAGAATGTATTAGAacatgttaataatattatttcgaATGAAGAGAATAATACGTTTTACATCAAAGagtttaaaaataaagagaattatttaataaagaatataaaaaattgtattccatattatgataataaattaaagatattaataatacatagtgttatggataataatatatttttaaattcattagactataattcatatttaaaaaatgatgaagataCAAATGTTgaaatatcaaatatatttagatTTTTATGTAATACAATACAACAATTACCTATCATAACAATAAGTAATATAAATGGTTTATGTTTAAATAGTGGTATagatttaatattatctaCTGATTTCAAAATATCTAAAGAAAATAGCTTGTTTGGTTTTGATAAAATGCATATTGGTTTATATCCATATGGAGGTAGCTGTCAAAAATTATTTAGACATATACCTTTAAATTATgccaaatatttattattaacaaataaaataattaatgcACAAGATgccttaaaaataaatttaatagatatatgtattaaacaaaatgaaaatttctttatacaaaattcaaatatatatttcgaACAAAATTTATCAAATGAACAAATCTTTTCaattattaaagaaaatattttaaattatttcaaagatatttttcatcatcatctttttcaaaaaaaaattaatgatgatagttttatttttactctATTCTATTCATtccaatttttatttataccaacttatattttacaaaacaTCAAAGTCGGTATCAATGAAGGGTTGAATTTTAATGATGTTAATTCGTACTTGGATTATGATAGACATATGTTTGAAAAATGTATTAACAGTATACCACGattagatatattaaattatattaaaaaaaaaaaaaatcaataa
- a CDS encoding DEAD/DEAH box helicase, putative, whose protein sequence is MNKNWIKNLENIIDKNKIFEWDEKKNEKLKDVCKNFIKKDYSIHHYVTNPIIIDNYKKEKIKELYEWQDECLRELRKVNWEKGENFICVAPTSGGKTLVTELFIFEEIKNGKKQIFFLFPLKSLINEKMTYLKNICKGTNIRIGVEIEENDIILCTYEKFNNYLNKRKLYDDNKSDKYNIKSNISSNCTNNNNNNNNLENLKNDNIIVIIDEFHHINEKGRGIYIENIVSKILYMNKKRSRIKIICMSGTLNNISILKKWMKAKFYISTYRPQEIKEHYVCNFNVYKKVQDGKFYNTCNVFSFNDTCYDKNVQKNESASFQNQKFYETNMMNTSECSLQYLNKDNIYNNNNNIEMVGMNSSHVFMAGGQEERKQCSGHNKRSSYNRGRSYSYEPNNNNNNNKKRINCNHSSKYSSSNNNTVSYSYFSSIEESDTINNYNSLNSMNSMNNVCPSILNNNRSYSNYNNMHSSNISLTYSCNKNNYPNNMKSSAHNNMHHNINHQENYRNQNSYSHFSGHGSYIDNQHVNNNDKCNYEGILNNKNQINNPIYSCDNDSISNIKDSQYLSQNRYVHTEKKDSLDDHINYILKEKEKLICETNSKDSIMCFLNKKNQNKNKYNTLNTSLINSLLYFALHSYINNLNTLIFCCTKKMCEFYINLINEYLNTLKSLPIPQYIDMKRKELKEKIYNIDKCIYEKMHKLISNGLCYYYSDISHSVKRLLEVAYKEKTLFLLTCTSTLSVGLNLFVDRVIISSPFVAQNFLTYTQYKQMIGRAARLKKGDSFIFVDKEYEKKMLNIFKETFTNITSTMHANTFEELEKYVIEFLCLYNENEYISFYDVIHMFSFSLYYTETILNTLKQEMNSSPSIYTYKEGKDQKHAPTISVKKILDSLHRDSTSTEETATKRKNHNKEDNYMGGNIYGDNNKNDDKCDDKCDDKYVENCYTLYNNNQRGFIHGENVTPINKTEEVKKEYKNEILKENINTSYSFYFNINLNYFTCDEILFYHNKKNEIYKVLDNLLKHKCIEIHNEKIKITNFCRSLCISNLNLSIGIDLINEIRMYDKIYLYNKFHLCYICSSYNINIVSFNYELSHIKNVLSLISDNYTKNIIFQTLKFDSDLINMLNLNSQHNQKKKTYFSNSQLERKYSKLYLSILLFLYLNDEDIQIICSIYKITPDVLKSIVKHTYMYINILISFFDKLNEWILVCLLKKFLQNFKSSKQLSIYAGKFKKGKSYDQMK, encoded by the coding sequence ATGAACAAGAATTGGATTAAGaatttagaaaatataattgacaagaataaaatatttgagTGGGATGAGAAGAAGAACGAGAAATTGAAAGATGTGTGtaagaattttataaaaaaggatTATAGTATTCATCATTATGTTACGAATCCTATAATAATAGATAAttataagaaagaaaaaataaaagaattatatgaatgGCAAGATGAATGTTTAAGAGAATTAAGAAAAGTAAACTGGGAGAAAGGAGAGAATTTTATATGTGTAGCTCCAACATCTGGTGGGAAAACTTTAGTTAccgaattatttatatttgaagAGATAAAAAATGgcaaaaaacaaatatttttcttatttccattaaaatcattaataaatgaaaaaatgacatatttaaaaaatatttgtaaaGGTACAAATATAAGGATAGGTGTGGAaatagaagaaaatgatataatattatgtacatatgaaaaatttaataattatttaaataaaaggaaattatacgatgataataaatctgataaatataatataaaaagtaatatatcaTCTAATTGTaccaataataataataataataataatttagaaaatttaaagaatgacaacattattgttataatagACGAATTTCAtcatattaatgaaaaaggtagaggaatatatatagaaaatattgtttcaaaaatattatatatgaataaaaaaagaagtcGTATAAAGATTATATGTATGAGTGgtacattaaataatatctccatattaaaaaaatggatgaaagctaaattttatatatctacTTATCGCCCacaagaaataaaagaacattatgtatgtaattttaatgtatataaaaaagtacAAGAtggaaaattttataatacttGTAATGTATTTAGTTTTAATGATACATGTTATGACaaaaatgtacaaaaaaatgaatctGCATCTTTTCAAAAtcaaaaattttatgaaaCTAATATGATGAATACATCAGAGTGTTCATTGCAATAcctaaataaagataatatatataataataataataatattgagaTGGTGGGGATGAATTCTAGTCATGTATTTATGGCTGGTGGTCAGGAAGAAAGAAAACAATGTAGTGGACACAATAAAAGATCAAGTTATAATAGAGGAAGGAGTTATTCATACGaaccaaataataataataataataataaaaaaagaataaattgtAATCATAGTAGTAAGTATTCAtctagtaataataatacagtAAGCTATAGTTATTTTAGTAGTATTGAAGAAAGTGATACCatcaataattataatagccTGAATAGCATGAATAGCATGAATAATGTGTGTCCAtccattttaaataataacagaAGTTATAGTAATTACAACAATATGCACTCATCAAACATTAGTTTGACTTACAgctgtaataaaaataattatcctaataatatgaaaagtaGTGCTCATAACAACATgcatcataatataaatcatcAAGAAAATTATAGAAATCAAAACAGCTATAGCCACTTTTCTGGTCATGGTAGCTATATCGATAATCaacatgttaataataatgataagtGTAACTATGAAGGTATCCTTAATAATAAGAACCAAATAAACAATCCTATTTATTCATGTGATAATGATTCCATATCAAATATTAAGGATTCACAATATTTATCACAAAATAGATACGTGCACACAGAAAAAAAGGATTCTCTTGATGaccatattaattatatattaaaagaaaaagaaaaattaatttgTGAAACAAATAGTAAGGATAGTATTATGTGCTTccttaataaaaagaatcagaataaaaataaatataatacattaaatACTAGCTTaattaattctttattatattttgctTTACATAGTTATATTAACAACTTGAATacattaatattttgttGTACCAAAAAAATGTGcgaattttatattaacctaataaatgaatatctCAATACCTTAAAAAGTTTACCTATACCACaatatatagatatgaaaagaaaagaattaaaagaaaaaatatataacatagacaaatgtatatatgaaaaaatgcATAAATTAATATCTAATGGAttgtgttattattatagtgACATATCACATTCTGTTAAACGATTATTAGAGGTTgcttataaagaaaaaaccttatttttattaacttGTACATCAACCCTTTCGGTTGgattaaatttatttgtaGATAGAGTTATTATTTCATCCCCCTTTGTTGCTCAgaattttttaacatatacacaatataaacaaatgaTTGGTCGTGCAGCTAGATTAAAAAAAGGAGActcatttatttttgtcGATAAAGAATATGAGAAGAAaatgttaaatatatttaaagagACATTTACAAATATTACAAGTACAATGCATGCAAATACTTTTGAagaattagaaaaatatgttattgaattcttatgtttatataacgaaaatgaatatatatcattttatgatgttattcatatgttttctttttccttgtATTATACCGAAACTATATTAAATACATTAAAACAAGAAATGAATTCAAGTCCTtcgatatatacatataaagagGGTAAGGATCAGAAACATGCCCCTACGATTAGTGTCAAGAAAATTTTGGATTCTCTTCATCGTGATAGCACATCTACAGAGGAAACAGCAACAAAAAGGAAGAACCATAATAAGGAAGATAATTATATGGGtggaaatatatatggagataataataaaaatgatgataaatgTGATGATAAATGTGATGATAAATATGTTGAAAATTGCTATAcactttataataataatcagcGTGGTTTTATACATGGGGAAAATGTGACTCCCATAAATAAGACAGAAGAagttaaaaaagaatataagaatgaaatattaaaagagaatataaatacatcatattcattttattttaatataaatttaaattattttacatgtgatgaaatattattttatcataacaaaaagaatgaaatatataaagtattagataatttattaaaacataaatGTATAGAAATACATAATgagaagataaaaataacaaattttTGTCGTTCTTTATGTATAagtaatttaaatttatctATAGGTATAGATTTAATTAATGAAATACGTatgtatgataaaatatatttatataataaatttcatttatgttatatatgcTCATCTTATAACATTAATATTGTGTCATTTAATTATGAGCTctcacatataaaaaatgtattatcattaatctcagataattatacaaaaaatattatattccaAACATTAAAATTTGATAgtgatttaattaatatgCTAAATTTGAATTCTCAACAtaatcaaaagaaaaaaacatacTTTTCAAATTCACAACTTGAAAGGAAATAtagtaaattatatttatcgaTACTTTTGTTTCTATATTTAAATGACGaagatatacaaataatatgcTCCATCTATAAAATCACACCAGATGTATTAAAATCAATAgtaaaacatacatatatgtatataaatatattaatatccttttttgataaattaaatgaatgGATACTAGTATGTTTGCTCAAAAAATTTCTACAAAATTTTAAAAGTTCTAAACAACTTTCTATATATGCTGGGAAATTTAAGAAAGGCAAAAGTTATGATCAaatgaaatag